A region of Piscinibacter gummiphilus DNA encodes the following proteins:
- a CDS encoding S1 family peptidase, producing the protein MNKSPWWSAVALAAGLLWSAPALAQTAPLPAQPAEDAAPAVSLSARKVYEQARSQLVQIRTVLKGQASQASVGSGFFVSDQGHIVTNYHVVSQAALKPDRYDLVYVTADGREAAVQLLMLDVLHDLALLKAVPRSEPFDALSFRAAGKPLGQGERMYSLGNPLDVGFAVIEGNYNGLAERSFYPQIFFAGSLSAGMSGGPALDQEGRVIGVNVARRVDGEQVSFLVPAEFASVLLQRGRDAAPITAPVWPIVGDQLMTHQALLTDRFIRQGWKTGTHPRYTVPVPVDRFMRCWGRSETSRTGGLDFERSDCAMDTRIFVGEFNTGSLRTGHESYDGSKLGSLRFAKRYSQSFRNESFQRLSSEHQTKPQCHEDYVDRDGLPLRAVVCLRAYKKLPKLYDVSVLVATLDQSKAGVQGRFDVQGVNYANAMKLTRHYLEAYGWARSH; encoded by the coding sequence ATGAACAAGTCCCCATGGTGGAGTGCCGTGGCGCTCGCGGCCGGGCTGCTGTGGTCCGCGCCTGCGCTGGCCCAGACGGCGCCCTTGCCCGCGCAGCCCGCGGAGGATGCCGCGCCGGCCGTCTCGCTGTCGGCCCGCAAGGTCTATGAACAGGCCCGGTCGCAGCTCGTGCAGATCCGCACCGTGCTGAAGGGCCAGGCGAGCCAGGCCTCGGTCGGGTCCGGCTTCTTCGTGTCCGACCAGGGGCACATCGTCACGAATTACCACGTGGTGAGCCAGGCGGCGCTCAAGCCCGACCGCTATGACCTCGTCTACGTCACCGCCGACGGCCGCGAGGCCGCCGTGCAGCTGCTGATGCTCGACGTGCTGCACGACCTGGCGCTGCTGAAGGCCGTGCCGCGTTCGGAACCGTTCGACGCGCTGTCGTTCCGCGCCGCCGGCAAGCCGCTGGGCCAGGGCGAACGCATGTACTCGCTCGGCAACCCGCTCGACGTGGGCTTCGCGGTCATCGAGGGCAACTACAACGGCCTGGCCGAACGCAGCTTCTACCCGCAGATCTTCTTCGCCGGCTCGCTCAGCGCGGGCATGAGCGGCGGCCCCGCGCTCGACCAGGAAGGCCGCGTGATCGGGGTCAACGTCGCGCGGCGCGTGGACGGCGAACAGGTGAGTTTCCTCGTGCCGGCCGAGTTCGCGAGCGTGCTGCTGCAGCGCGGGCGCGACGCCGCGCCCATCACCGCGCCGGTGTGGCCCATTGTGGGCGACCAGCTGATGACGCACCAGGCGCTGCTGACCGACCGCTTCATCCGCCAGGGCTGGAAGACCGGCACCCACCCGCGCTACACCGTGCCCGTGCCGGTGGACCGCTTCATGCGCTGCTGGGGCCGCAGCGAGACCTCGCGCACCGGCGGCCTCGACTTCGAACGCTCCGACTGCGCGATGGACACCCGCATCTTCGTCGGCGAGTTCAACACCGGCTCGCTGCGCACCGGCCACGAGAGCTACGACGGCAGCAAGCTCGGCAGCCTGCGCTTCGCGAAACGCTACAGCCAGAGCTTCCGCAACGAGAGCTTCCAGCGCCTGTCGTCGGAACACCAGACCAAGCCCCAGTGCCACGAGGACTACGTCGACCGCGACGGCCTCCCGCTGCGCGCCGTCGTGTGCCTGCGCGCGTACAAGAAGCTGCCGAAGCTGTACGACGTGTCGGTGCTCGTCGCCACGCTCGACCAGTCCAAGGCGGGCGTGCAAGGCCGCTTCGACGTGCAGGGCGTGAACTACGCGAACGCGATGAAACTCACCCGCCATTACCTGGAGGCCTACGGATGGGCGCGCTCGCACTGA
- a CDS encoding PaaI family thioesterase produces the protein MLRPEVTPETLMSRQAGTLPGQFDLRVTSVTEGRLTAEMLVQPWMLAPNGFLHAASVIVLADSCAGYATIAHLPAGARSFTTIELKSNFFGTARQGLLHCEATAEHTGRSTQVWSSTVTGPDGKKIALFRCTQMVLV, from the coding sequence ATGCTGAGACCCGAAGTCACCCCCGAGACCCTGATGTCGCGCCAGGCCGGCACGCTGCCGGGCCAGTTCGACCTGCGCGTCACCTCGGTCACCGAGGGCCGCCTGACCGCCGAGATGCTGGTGCAGCCGTGGATGCTCGCCCCCAACGGCTTCCTGCACGCCGCCTCGGTCATCGTGCTGGCCGACAGCTGCGCGGGCTACGCCACCATCGCCCACCTGCCGGCCGGCGCCCGCAGCTTCACCACCATCGAGCTCAAGAGCAACTTCTTCGGCACCGCGCGGCAAGGGCTGCTGCACTGCGAGGCCACGGCCGAACACACCGGCCGCAGCACCCAGGTGTGGTCGTCGACGGTGACGGGGCCGGACGGGAAGAAGATCGCGCTCTTCCGCTGCACGCAGATGGTGCTCGTCTGA
- a CDS encoding YecA/YgfB family protein — MVTPPPRSPARPAPRPLDEREIDELQALLDRVPAPLEPLDVTMLDGYLCGVLLQPQRVPEADWLAHVTDVERGRPLPPKFDPTRLHQLVKRRAGELNAAIVARQWFDPWVFELESDEEGDEPEDDDDGFGEAPPEVDAVYPWVAGFAAAVDRFPWLMQLDAQRLTEPLALVFQHLDADDLEDADDLLAEIETMEPPADLTEAVETLVRATLLLADISRPQQANVPPRSPRPPARRPPPRR, encoded by the coding sequence ATGGTCACCCCCCCACCCCGTTCCCCGGCGCGCCCCGCGCCCCGGCCGCTCGACGAACGCGAGATCGACGAACTCCAGGCCCTGCTCGACCGGGTCCCCGCCCCCCTCGAGCCGCTCGACGTGACGATGCTCGACGGCTACCTGTGCGGCGTGCTGCTGCAGCCGCAGCGGGTGCCCGAGGCCGACTGGCTCGCCCACGTCACCGACGTCGAGCGCGGCCGGCCGCTGCCGCCGAAGTTCGACCCCACGCGGCTGCACCAGCTGGTGAAGCGCCGCGCCGGTGAACTGAACGCGGCGATCGTGGCGCGCCAGTGGTTCGACCCGTGGGTGTTCGAGCTGGAGTCGGACGAGGAGGGCGACGAGCCCGAGGACGATGACGACGGCTTCGGCGAAGCCCCGCCCGAGGTCGACGCCGTCTACCCGTGGGTGGCCGGGTTCGCCGCCGCGGTGGACCGGTTCCCCTGGCTGATGCAGCTCGACGCGCAGCGCCTCACGGAGCCGCTGGCCCTCGTGTTCCAGCACCTGGACGCCGACGACCTCGAGGACGCCGACGACCTGCTGGCGGAGATCGAGACGATGGAGCCGCCCGCCGACCTCACCGAGGCCGTCGAGACGCTGGTGCGTGCGACGCTGCTGCTCGCCGACATCAGCCGGCCGCAGCAGGCGAACGTGCCGCCGCGGAGCCCGCGGCCACCGGCCCGCCGCCCGCCGCCGCGCCGCTGA
- a CDS encoding Hsp70 family protein gives MYCAIDFGTSNSAIAIPAADGMRLVELEPGHRTMPTAVFYFTEGRDDKDGPPRAFGRAAQAAYVDGIDGRLMRSMKSILGSNFVDQTTDVGGGRGVKYLDIIAGYLRHLKTLAEREAGGPIRQAVLGRPVFFVDDDPARDAQAQATLEAAARSVGFEDVHFQYEPLAAAFDFESRVDSERLVLVADIGGGTSDFSVVRVGPERARHLDRRADILANHGVHVAGTDFDRRVELASILREFGHGAFGPSINGAPPKEVPSTVYFDLATWHLINTVYTPQRVAELRNMRPFYGNPVHHKRLMTVVTERLGHELAARAEDAKIAVALGGDTDIDLGVVENRLSVRLTEQAAASALDSDVDRIVQAARDTVAQAGLAPERIDALYFTGGSTGLRLLSERIAASFPAAEGVRGDRFASVATGLGLHAARWFSGAAAGGGPVAAGSAAARSPAAAG, from the coding sequence ATGTACTGCGCCATCGACTTCGGCACCTCCAACTCGGCCATCGCCATTCCGGCCGCGGACGGCATGCGCCTCGTCGAGCTGGAGCCCGGGCACCGAACGATGCCCACGGCCGTCTTCTACTTCACCGAGGGCCGCGACGACAAGGACGGCCCGCCACGCGCGTTCGGCCGCGCGGCCCAGGCCGCGTACGTCGACGGCATCGACGGCCGCCTGATGCGGTCGATGAAAAGCATCCTCGGCAGCAACTTCGTCGACCAGACCACCGACGTGGGTGGCGGCCGCGGCGTGAAGTACCTCGACATCATCGCGGGCTACCTGCGCCACCTGAAGACCCTCGCCGAACGCGAGGCCGGCGGTCCCATCCGGCAAGCCGTGCTGGGCCGGCCGGTGTTTTTCGTCGACGACGACCCGGCGCGCGATGCCCAGGCCCAGGCCACGCTCGAGGCGGCCGCGCGCAGCGTCGGCTTCGAGGACGTGCACTTCCAGTACGAGCCCCTCGCCGCGGCCTTCGACTTCGAGAGCCGCGTGGACTCCGAGCGGCTGGTGCTGGTGGCCGACATCGGCGGCGGCACGTCCGACTTCTCCGTGGTGCGCGTGGGTCCCGAGCGCGCGCGCCACCTCGACCGCCGCGCCGACATCCTCGCGAACCACGGCGTGCACGTGGCCGGCACCGACTTCGACCGGCGCGTCGAACTCGCGAGCATCCTGCGCGAGTTCGGCCACGGCGCCTTCGGCCCGAGCATCAACGGCGCGCCGCCGAAGGAGGTGCCCAGCACCGTCTACTTCGACCTCGCCACGTGGCACCTGATCAACACCGTCTACACGCCGCAGCGCGTGGCCGAGCTGCGCAACATGCGCCCGTTCTACGGCAACCCGGTGCACCACAAGCGACTGATGACGGTGGTGACGGAACGCCTGGGCCACGAGCTGGCCGCACGGGCGGAGGACGCGAAGATCGCGGTGGCCCTGGGTGGCGACACGGACATCGACCTCGGTGTCGTCGAGAACCGCCTGTCGGTGCGGCTCACCGAGCAGGCCGCGGCGTCGGCGCTCGACAGCGACGTCGACCGCATCGTGCAGGCCGCACGCGACACCGTGGCCCAGGCGGGCCTCGCGCCCGAGCGCATCGACGCGCTGTACTTCACCGGCGGCTCCACCGGCCTGCGCCTGCTGTCCGAGCGCATCGCCGCGTCGTTCCCGGCGGCGGAGGGGGTGCGCGGCGACCGGTTCGCGAGCGTGGCGACCGGCCTCGGCCTGCACGCGGCCCGCTGGTTCAGCGGCGCGGCGGCGGGCGGCGGGCCGGTGGCCGCGGGCTCCGCGGCGGCACGTTCGCCTGCTGCGGCCGGCTGA
- a CDS encoding tetratricopeptide repeat protein: MNRLLAPWCLAAALVTTTPWALAADSGSGSDALATARELVAAKRFDAAIESLREVNDTGSADWQNLMGYSLRRSKTPDVAAAQKHYDTALRIDPNHRGALAYSGELALMKGDLPTAEQRLARLDKVCARKCSEYLDLEDAVKRYKVNGKYVGW; encoded by the coding sequence ATGAACCGCCTCCTCGCCCCGTGGTGCCTCGCCGCCGCGCTCGTGACCACCACCCCGTGGGCCCTCGCCGCCGACAGCGGCAGCGGCTCCGACGCCCTCGCGACCGCCCGTGAACTCGTCGCGGCCAAGCGCTTCGACGCCGCCATCGAGTCGCTGCGCGAGGTCAACGACACCGGCAGCGCCGACTGGCAGAACCTGATGGGCTACAGCCTGCGCCGCAGCAAGACGCCGGACGTGGCGGCTGCGCAGAAGCACTACGACACGGCGCTGCGCATCGACCCGAACCACCGCGGGGCGCTCGCCTACTCGGGCGAACTGGCGCTGATGAAGGGCGACCTGCCCACCGCCGAGCAGCGGCTGGCCCGGCTCGACAAGGTCTGCGCCCGCAAGTGCAGCGAGTACCTCGACCTCGAGGACGCGGTGAAGCGCTACAAGGTCAACGGCAAGTACGTGGGCTGGTAG
- a CDS encoding YdgA family protein, producing the protein MNKAVVGAVALVAVVAGGGVGFAAWSGGKVTRELQSQTAALLAPFPGIKVVENSVSKGLFSSVHTVTLDIGCTPSLDAPALQPAVDGAPAGKPLQITWRDQVRHGPLPGGKGLGLATIDTEFVLPPEAAAQLARLFGDKPFVQVHTVLGFGGTYVSELTSPPFKYAEAGKGDIDWQGLKATARGSLTGGLGAGGSYVFEAPGLSVNFASEQANGTLRVGRIALQGEVSPQPDASLLLAPGRSTGGIDNIAFALAPAGGKVVDVRFEKLVFDSEAKVDAQGLWSAVSKMGMSGRVDDFAIEQIDMQVSLSRLHGATYQELLNRAMQSSFSCHKPGEEAAMREAAALAADLQKGLATLLVHNPEYGLDRLAVRLGGKTAELSYRLGTKGVTEADAALPLPALLGTKGYGAATFKVEDGWIEQVVKKVVATQANAGVAPADETVARTMAMINAALDDFVAKGYVVREGQAVVSKAAFEGGLLKVNDQPMNVPLGMIAK; encoded by the coding sequence ATGAACAAGGCAGTGGTGGGCGCGGTCGCGCTCGTGGCGGTGGTGGCCGGCGGCGGCGTGGGCTTCGCGGCCTGGTCGGGCGGCAAGGTGACCCGCGAGCTCCAGTCGCAGACGGCGGCGCTCCTCGCGCCCTTCCCCGGCATCAAGGTGGTCGAGAACAGCGTCAGCAAGGGCCTCTTCAGCTCCGTCCACACGGTGACCCTCGACATCGGCTGCACTCCGAGCCTCGACGCCCCCGCGCTGCAGCCGGCCGTCGACGGCGCGCCCGCAGGCAAGCCGCTGCAGATCACCTGGCGCGACCAGGTGCGTCACGGCCCGCTGCCCGGCGGCAAGGGCCTGGGCCTCGCCACCATCGACACCGAATTCGTGCTGCCGCCCGAGGCCGCCGCGCAGCTGGCGCGCCTCTTCGGCGACAAGCCGTTCGTCCAGGTGCACACCGTCCTGGGCTTCGGCGGCACCTATGTCTCCGAACTGACCAGCCCGCCGTTCAAGTACGCCGAGGCGGGCAAGGGCGACATCGACTGGCAGGGCCTGAAGGCCACCGCGCGCGGCAGCCTGACGGGCGGCCTGGGCGCCGGCGGATCGTACGTGTTCGAGGCCCCCGGGCTCAGCGTCAACTTCGCTTCCGAGCAGGCCAACGGCACGTTGCGCGTGGGCCGCATCGCGCTGCAGGGCGAGGTGTCGCCGCAGCCCGACGCCTCGCTGCTGCTCGCGCCGGGGCGCAGCACCGGCGGCATCGACAACATCGCGTTCGCGCTGGCGCCGGCCGGCGGCAAGGTGGTGGACGTGCGCTTCGAGAAGCTCGTGTTCGACTCCGAGGCGAAGGTCGACGCCCAGGGCCTGTGGTCGGCCGTCAGCAAGATGGGCATGTCGGGCCGCGTCGACGACTTCGCGATCGAGCAGATCGACATGCAGGTCTCGCTGAGCCGCCTGCACGGCGCCACCTACCAGGAGCTGCTCAACCGCGCGATGCAGTCCTCGTTCAGCTGCCACAAGCCCGGCGAAGAGGCCGCCATGCGCGAAGCCGCGGCGCTGGCCGCCGACCTGCAGAAGGGCCTCGCCACCCTGCTGGTGCACAACCCCGAGTACGGCCTCGACCGCCTGGCCGTGCGCCTGGGCGGCAAGACCGCGGAGCTGTCGTACCGCCTGGGCACGAAGGGTGTCACGGAAGCCGACGCCGCGCTGCCGCTGCCCGCGCTGCTGGGCACCAAGGGCTACGGTGCCGCCACGTTCAAGGTGGAGGACGGCTGGATCGAGCAGGTGGTGAAGAAGGTCGTGGCCACGCAGGCCAACGCCGGTGTCGCGCCGGCCGACGAGACCGTGGCCCGGACCATGGCGATGATCAACGCGGCCCTCGACGACTTCGTCGCAAAGGGCTACGTGGTGCGCGAAGGCCAGGCGGTGGTGTCGAAGGCCGCGTTCGAAGGCGGTTTGCTCAAGGTCAACGACCAGCCGATGAACGTGCCGCTGGGCATGATCGCCAAGTGA
- a CDS encoding D-amino acid dehydrogenase: MKVVVLGAGIIGVSTAWHLLQRGHEVVVVDRQPGAALETSFANGAQVSVSFCEPWAHPAAPMKVLKWLARDDAPLLFRPQLDWYQWRWGLRFLTQCTMPAFRRNVGELVALGRYSHEALKAMVAETGISFHRLERGILHLFTSEHDFVTGAAASRLMRSHGVDRRVLDRTEVLQVEPALRHVPGLCGGTYTPTDESGDARVFTQALARLCADRGVTFFHGHDIAGIDRDGDRATAVRVTERATGDRRTLTADAYIAALGSFTAPVLRPLGLDLDIYPTKGYSATLRLKRPQEASVVSLIDDAYKIAISRLGDHVRIAGTAEMAGYDTGLDSPTARVRCQQLVDRYEVLFPGVADRSEPHFWAGLRPSTPDNRPLIGRTRLANLWVNAGHGTLGWTHGAGSGLALAELLDGRRPDVAFTFCGIPR, from the coding sequence ATGAAGGTCGTCGTCCTCGGGGCGGGCATCATCGGCGTGAGCACCGCCTGGCACCTGCTTCAGCGCGGCCACGAGGTGGTGGTGGTCGACCGCCAGCCCGGCGCCGCACTCGAGACCAGCTTCGCCAACGGCGCCCAGGTCTCGGTCAGCTTCTGCGAGCCCTGGGCCCATCCGGCCGCGCCGATGAAGGTGCTCAAGTGGCTGGCCCGCGACGACGCCCCGCTGCTGTTCCGCCCGCAGCTCGACTGGTACCAGTGGCGGTGGGGCCTGCGGTTCCTCACGCAATGCACGATGCCCGCGTTCCGGCGCAACGTGGGCGAACTCGTCGCGCTCGGCCGGTACAGCCACGAGGCGCTGAAGGCGATGGTGGCCGAGACCGGCATCTCGTTCCACCGCCTCGAGCGCGGCATCCTGCACCTCTTCACCTCCGAACACGACTTCGTCACCGGCGCGGCCGCGTCCCGGCTGATGCGCAGCCACGGCGTGGACCGCCGCGTGCTCGACCGCACCGAGGTGCTGCAGGTGGAGCCCGCGCTGCGCCACGTGCCGGGCCTGTGCGGCGGCACCTACACGCCCACCGACGAGTCGGGCGACGCGCGGGTGTTCACGCAGGCGCTCGCCCGCCTGTGTGCGGACCGGGGCGTCACCTTCTTCCACGGCCACGACATCGCCGGGATCGACCGTGACGGCGACCGTGCCACCGCTGTGCGCGTCACCGAACGGGCCACCGGCGACCGGCGCACGCTGACGGCCGACGCGTACATCGCGGCCCTCGGCAGCTTCACGGCGCCCGTGCTGCGCCCGCTGGGCCTCGACCTCGACATCTACCCGACCAAGGGCTACTCGGCCACGCTGCGGTTGAAGCGCCCGCAGGAGGCGAGTGTCGTGAGCCTGATCGACGACGCCTACAAGATCGCCATCAGCCGGCTCGGCGACCACGTGCGCATCGCCGGCACCGCCGAGATGGCCGGCTACGACACCGGCCTGGACAGCCCGACCGCGCGCGTGCGCTGCCAGCAGCTCGTCGATCGCTACGAGGTGCTGTTCCCGGGCGTGGCCGACCGCTCGGAGCCGCACTTCTGGGCGGGCCTGCGCCCGAGCACCCCCGACAACCGTCCCTTGATCGGGCGCACCCGCCTCGCGAACCTCTGGGTCAACGCGGGCCACGGCACGCTCGGCTGGACCCACGGCGCGGGTTCGGGCCTCGCGCTCGCGGAACTGCTCGACGGCCGCCGGCCCGACGTGGCCTTCACGTTCTGCGGCATCCCCCGTTAG
- a CDS encoding TetR/AcrR family transcriptional regulator yields the protein MAKVSFREQVLRVREDAIVSSVNRLLAEKGFEAMTVDEVAADVGIAKASLYKHFPSKELLAAAAMVKVLERALAFLETTAKASPELPPVDRLKAVVRWCLEVQLAGEMPSLPSQNSALRTTLMGHTPYLDRLMTVSETLGEWIVAAQAAGDVDATLPAEVVLYTLFARACDPVLGVLKAGGQYTDEQVIDLLVRTCFGGLAAR from the coding sequence ATGGCCAAGGTTTCTTTCCGTGAACAGGTGTTGCGCGTCCGCGAGGATGCGATCGTGTCGTCGGTGAACCGGCTGCTCGCGGAAAAGGGGTTCGAGGCGATGACCGTGGACGAGGTCGCCGCCGACGTGGGCATCGCGAAGGCCAGCCTCTACAAGCACTTCCCGTCGAAGGAACTGCTGGCCGCCGCGGCCATGGTCAAGGTGCTGGAGCGTGCGCTCGCCTTCCTCGAAACCACCGCCAAGGCAAGCCCGGAGCTGCCGCCGGTCGACCGCCTGAAGGCCGTGGTGCGGTGGTGCCTCGAGGTGCAGCTGGCCGGCGAGATGCCGTCGCTGCCGTCGCAGAACTCCGCGCTGCGCACCACCCTCATGGGCCACACGCCGTACCTCGACCGCCTGATGACGGTCAGCGAAACGCTCGGCGAATGGATCGTCGCGGCCCAGGCGGCCGGCGACGTGGACGCCACGCTGCCCGCCGAGGTCGTGCTCTACACGCTGTTCGCCCGCGCCTGCGATCCGGTGCTGGGCGTGCTGAAGGCCGGCGGCCAGTACACCGACGAGCAGGTCATCGACCTGCTCGTGCGCACCTGCTTCGGAGGCTTGGCCGCGCGCTGA
- a CDS encoding universal stress protein gives MKILIAADGSPYTRRVLDYLASHPEFIEGHQEYVVLHAVAAVPARAASSVSKELLDSYYDEEAERVFKPIRSFFKKQSLNADFVSKVGHAADVIGKVAKQGKFDLLIMGSRGHGAVASLLMGSVAVKVLGHCDTPVLLVR, from the coding sequence ATGAAGATCCTGATCGCCGCCGACGGCAGCCCCTACACCCGCCGGGTGCTCGACTACCTGGCCTCGCACCCCGAGTTCATCGAGGGCCACCAGGAGTACGTGGTGCTGCACGCCGTGGCCGCGGTGCCGGCGCGGGCCGCGTCCAGCGTCAGCAAGGAACTGCTCGACTCCTACTACGACGAGGAGGCCGAGCGTGTGTTCAAGCCCATCCGCTCGTTCTTCAAGAAGCAGTCGCTGAACGCCGACTTCGTCAGCAAGGTGGGCCATGCGGCCGACGTGATCGGCAAGGTCGCGAAGCAGGGCAAGTTCGACCTGCTCATCATGGGCTCGCGCGGGCACGGGGCCGTGGCGTCGCTGCTGATGGGGTCGGTGGCCGTCAAGGTGCTCGGCCACTGCGACACGCCCGTGCTGCTGGTGCGCTGA
- a CDS encoding metallophosphoesterase has translation MRIQLLSDLHLERYPDFVPQPGTDVDVLVLAGDIGSYQAGSDLTTDDFGLGRFSPKRFGDQWPRVLYVPGNHEYDSLEFEPAKRRLRQTCEHLGIEWLDREVIEIGPVRFVGTTLWSDFDALAVSETTVTKQLQAREKAFRAANFYLRKYTTLRDGEQMLAEDIRELSLDCQAWLRQALAVPFDGTTVVVTHFAPSLRSADPRYGLTPGTAGFCNAMDDFLPAAQVWMHGHLHCPNDYVVSGESEGRPFSCRVVANTLGYRGKGEQEGFQEGFVVEVP, from the coding sequence ATGCGCATCCAACTCCTCTCCGACCTGCACCTCGAGCGTTACCCCGACTTCGTGCCGCAGCCGGGCACCGATGTCGACGTGCTCGTGCTGGCCGGCGACATCGGCTCGTACCAGGCGGGGTCCGATCTGACCACCGACGACTTCGGCCTCGGCCGCTTCTCCCCGAAACGCTTCGGCGACCAGTGGCCGCGCGTGCTGTACGTGCCCGGCAACCACGAGTACGACTCGCTGGAGTTCGAGCCCGCGAAGCGCCGCCTGCGGCAGACATGCGAGCACCTCGGCATCGAGTGGCTGGACCGCGAGGTGATCGAGATCGGGCCGGTGCGTTTCGTGGGCACCACGCTGTGGAGCGACTTCGACGCGCTGGCTGTGTCCGAAACCACCGTCACGAAGCAGCTGCAGGCCCGCGAGAAGGCCTTCCGCGCCGCGAACTTCTACCTGCGCAAGTACACGACGCTGCGCGATGGCGAACAGATGCTGGCCGAGGACATCCGCGAACTCTCCCTCGACTGCCAGGCCTGGCTGCGGCAGGCGCTGGCCGTGCCGTTCGACGGCACCACCGTGGTCGTCACGCACTTCGCCCCGTCGTTGCGCAGCGCCGACCCGCGCTACGGACTCACGCCGGGCACGGCCGGGTTCTGCAACGCGATGGACGACTTCCTGCCCGCGGCCCAGGTGTGGATGCACGGTCACCTCCACTGCCCGAACGACTACGTCGTGTCGGGCGAGTCGGAGGGCCGGCCGTTCTCGTGCCGTGTCGTGGCGAACACGCTGGGCTACCGCGGCAAGGGCGAGCAGGAGGGGTTCCAGGAAGGCTTCGTCGTCGAGGTGCCCTGA
- a CDS encoding LysR family transcriptional regulator: protein MSSRLDSRSLALFLAVADTLSFRQAAETLHLSQPPLSRAIRELEERLGTRLFDRGTTGVSLTEAGRTLLPYARGVAKLLRDAEASLARPELPATLRLGLTTAVEPAWFAGLRDRIEAAHPGTAVSTVSETSPRLVRQLRGGKLKAAVIALPTEAAGLDVLELDRLPMRVAMSSAHRLARRKVVRLDDLGGEPVFWFERARQPAFFDHCQHVFTRHRFVPRWLKEPADHHVLLAEVAHGRGLALLPSSFAGLRRAGVVYRTLAEGDELAVGVGLAVPAGQHALRDQLIACLGIAARGK from the coding sequence ATGTCCTCCCGCCTGGATTCCCGCTCGCTCGCCCTCTTCCTCGCGGTCGCCGACACGCTGAGCTTCCGCCAGGCCGCCGAGACCCTGCACCTTTCGCAGCCCCCGCTGAGCCGGGCCATCCGCGAACTCGAGGAGCGCCTGGGCACGCGCCTGTTCGACCGGGGCACGACGGGGGTGAGCCTCACCGAGGCAGGCCGCACGCTGCTGCCCTACGCACGCGGCGTGGCGAAGCTGCTGCGCGACGCCGAGGCGAGCCTCGCCCGCCCGGAGCTGCCGGCCACGCTGCGGCTCGGCCTGACCACCGCCGTCGAGCCGGCCTGGTTCGCCGGGCTGCGTGACCGCATCGAGGCAGCCCATCCCGGCACCGCCGTGTCCACGGTGTCCGAGACGTCGCCCCGGCTCGTGCGGCAACTGCGGGGCGGCAAGCTGAAGGCGGCCGTCATCGCCCTGCCCACCGAGGCGGCGGGCCTGGACGTGCTGGAACTCGATCGCCTGCCGATGCGGGTGGCGATGTCCTCGGCCCACCGGCTGGCCCGCCGCAAGGTCGTCCGGCTCGACGACCTGGGCGGCGAACCCGTCTTCTGGTTCGAGCGGGCGCGCCAGCCCGCATTCTTCGACCACTGCCAGCACGTCTTCACGCGGCACCGGTTCGTGCCGCGCTGGCTCAAGGAACCGGCCGACCACCACGTGCTGCTCGCCGAGGTGGCGCACGGGCGCGGGCTGGCGCTGCTGCCCTCCTCCTTCGCGGGCCTGCGGCGTGCGGGGGTGGTGTACCGCACGCTGGCCGAGGGCGACGAACTGGCCGTGGGCGTCGGCCTCGCCGTGCCCGCCGGCCAGCACGCGCTGCGCGACCAGCTGATCGCCTGCCTGGGCATCGCGGCCCGGGGAAAATAG
- a CDS encoding carboxymuconolactone decarboxylase family protein yields the protein MTPHLSHDRYQRGAARLADVDGPAGLAVVEGLAKSFPDFARYIVEFPFGDIYAREGLGLRERELATVAALCALGNAPPQLRVHVHAALHVGCTPVEVVEVVMQMAVYAGFPAALNGLAVVREVFAEAGIPLPLA from the coding sequence ATGACCCCCCACCTCTCCCATGACCGCTACCAGCGCGGCGCCGCCCGGCTCGCCGACGTGGACGGCCCGGCCGGCCTCGCCGTGGTCGAAGGCCTCGCGAAGTCCTTCCCCGATTTCGCCCGCTACATCGTGGAATTCCCGTTCGGGGACATCTATGCCCGCGAGGGCCTGGGGCTGCGCGAGCGCGAACTCGCAACGGTGGCCGCGCTGTGTGCGCTGGGCAACGCGCCACCCCAGCTGCGCGTGCACGTGCACGCGGCGCTGCACGTCGGGTGCACCCCGGTGGAGGTGGTCGAGGTGGTGATGCAGATGGCGGTGTACGCCGGCTTCCCCGCCGCGCTCAACGGCCTGGCCGTGGTGCGCGAGGTGTTCGCCGAAGCCGGCATCCCGCTGCCGCTGGCCTGA